ggtgagaggttagcatgttttgttgtagcctctgttattggtaattgtgagaggttagcatgttttgttgtagcctctgttattggtaatggtgagaggttagcatgttttgttgtatcctctgttattggtagcggtgagaggttagcatgttttgttgtagcctctgttattggtaatggtgagaggttagcattttttgttgtagactctgttattggtaattgtgagaggttagcatgttttgttgtagcctctgttattggtaatggtgagaggttagcatgttttgttgtagcctctgttattggtaatggtgagaggttagcatgttttgttgtagcctctgttttttggtaatggtgagaggttagcatgttttgttgaagcatctgttatgggtaatggtgagaggttagcatgttttgttgtagcctctgttattggtaatggtgagaggttagcatgttttgttgtagcctctgttattggtaatggtgaaatgttagcatgttttgttgtagcctctgttattggtaatggtgagaggttagcatgtttgttgtagcctctgttattggtaatggtgagaggttagcgcatcttgttgtagcctctgttattggtaatggtgagaggttagcatgttttgttgtagcctctgtaattggtaatggtgagaggttagcatgttttgttgtagcctctgttattggtaatggtgagatgttagcatgttttgttgtagcctctgttattggtaatggtgagaggttagcatgttttgttgtagcctatgttattggtaatggtgagaggttatcatgttttgttgtagcctctgttattggtaatggtgagaggttagtatgttttgttgtagcctctgttattggtaatggtgagaggttaacattttttgttgtatcctctgttattggtaatggtgagaggttagcatgttttgttgtagcctctgttattggtaatggtgagaggttagcatgttttgttgtagcctctgttattggtaatggtgaaatgttagcatgttttgttgtagcctctgttattggtaatggtgagagcttAGCatgtttgttgtagcctctgtaattggtaatggtgagaggttagcatgttttgttgtagcctctgttattggtaatggtgagatgttagcatgttttgttgcagcctctgttattggtaatggtgagaggttagcatgttttgttgtagcctctgttattggtaatggtgagaggttatcatgttttgttgtagcgtctgttattggtaatggtgagagtttagtatgttttgttgtagcctctgttattggtaatggtgagagatttacatgttttgttgtatcctctgttattggtaatggtgagaggttagcatgttttgttgtagcctctgttattggtaatggtgagaggttagcatgttttgttgtatccctgTTATGGGCaattgtgagaggttagcatgttttgttgtaacctctgtaactttctcactcattattattgatGATTCGTTTACGACCAAACACTAATCTTTGACTACTAACCTGatcccggtattgggatttattgtcaagagaccatggcagGAAATTCAAATCTGCAAGAATCTAagaatttcaatttctcaaacaatcaactatttttcaccatttgaaagataaacatctcctaaatccaaccacattgtccgatttcaaagaggctttacggcaaaatcataaagttagattatgttaggacagtacattgaaaatagctgtgtgtaatcttttgtcaattcaaagacaggcgtcaccaaaagcagataaccagctaaaattatgcactaacctttgatgatcttcatcagatgacactactaggacattatgttatacaatacatgcattttttgttccatcaagttcatatttatatccaaaaacagcattttacagtagcggtgaaattcagattttttttctccctcaaatgcttccggtgaatcagcgttacaatttacaaaattactattcgaaaacattggtcaattataatattgtcattcaaagaattatagatgaacatctcgtaaatgctaccgcattgccagatttcaaaataactttactgggaaatcatactttgcaataaacggggtgctgtgctaagaacaataggctaggatatacaggatagaaccatctaatatcaataatactattgtcaataatcccttacctttgattatcttcatcagaaggcacttccaggactcccaggtccacaacaaatgtggtttctttcgacaaagttcataatttatgtccaaataactccaagttgttccatgttgttaggcgttcagtaggctcctcaaaatgtaggggggggggggaaaagtcacgacgaaaagtaaaaaaaaaatctatttacgttcgttcaaacatgtcaaacgttgtttagcatcaatctttagggccatttttaacgtgaaacatcagtaatatttcaacccgacctctcctgtgtcttgaaaaacgtttttgaaaaatgtctcgcctcacatgcacGCACAGGTGtgggcaataatgaagtgacgacctcccagggacgtcaacttcccttccttgtcatccggtctctgttcatcatagacgcttcaatcaactttataaagatcgttgacatctagtggaagccgtaggaagtgcgaaatgaatcctttgtcactgtgtgatctattagcaatgactcgaaaatagtacagccacaaaattctcatttcctggttgtatttttctcaggtttttgcctgccatatgagttttgttatacttacagacaccattcaaactgttttagagaattcagagtgttttctatccaaatctgttaataatatgcatatcctagcttctgagttggtgtaggaggcagttaaaaaatgggcacatattttttcaaaattctcaatactgccccctagcccgtagaggttaatacactataagtatattggtcagaatacttatgacttcttcaaatggggagACAGGAAACATAAAGTGTTTTCATTTTTTAAACGTGAAACAGACatgtattaaaataccctcaaataaaaggtgacattttatacagtcacctcatatgaaacatttgatctcaaatccaaaatgttggagtatagagccacatttaaaatgtcagcTTCACtttcaaaatagatatggtgtggactgtatactcaatacaatctaaatctgatacctcactgtctgtcttttgactgatactgcttttaaactggtctggtcagtctactcaaatatttgtactatacatgtttctatctgcaggcaatactttgatcatttgtcatttttaatgatgatatattaatttacgaatagatatggaaggtttcatatgtttaaaaaatatactgccactattttcaccaccaaagaatagcagtgtgattttaatatgatttgactctttgcaggctgtcaggctgtctagtcacagaggaaagctgtgcttctctggtctcagctctggagtcaaacccctcacacctgagagagctggacctgagtaacaatgacctgaaggattcaggagtgaagctgctctctgctgtactgtggaatccccactgtaaactggagactctgaggtcagtattcctgtagttggtcaacaagtgataactgttcaccagatccacgtgtttaccagacacacatagtccacagcacatgtgtttggacagtgaagcttacagtttaaaatgtggtgctatgctccatcattttggatttgagatcgaatgtttcatattaggtgacagtacagaatgtcaccttttatttaaaggtattcatacatatacagtcgtggccaaaggttttgagaatgacacaaatattatttttcacaagtctgctgcttcagtgtctttagatatttttggtcagatattactatggaatactgaagtataattacaagcatttcatgagtgtcaaaggcttttattgacaattacatgaagttgaaacataacccaaaacacaaccaaaacaaactgcaaatcaTACCAATGAGTAAACCAACCAAATCCTCAACttgtgactactttaatacactataagtgaattggtcagaatacttatgacttcttcaaatagggggactagatacataaagtgcttttatttttcaaaatggtgaaacagatatgtatgaaaataccctcaaataaaaggtgacattatatactgtcacctcatatgaaacatttgatctgaaatcgaaaatgttggagtttagagccacatttaaaatgttatcttcactgtcaaaatagatatggtgtggactgtatactcaatacaatctaaatctgagtCTTTTGACTGATgctgctttttaaactggtctggtcagtctactcaaatatttgtactatacatttttctctcaacaagcaatactttgatcatttgtcatttCTAGTAATGATACATTattttatgaatagatatggcaggtttcaggacactgatatatctgaatatgtagaaaaaatatatactgccactattttcaccaccaaagaatgtCAGTGTGATTTTattatgatttgactctttgcaggctgtcaggctgtctagtcacagaggaaggctgtgcttctctggtctcagctctgcggtcaaacccctcacacctgagagagctggacctgagctacaatcacccaggagactcaggagtcagactgctctctgctggactggaggatccacactgcagactggagaaactcaagtatgtagagggtttatgtcaatgttcatatcagacatgtttgacttatcaGGCTAGTTATGACAAACATTCTTaacaccacttggacaaagttctatgctgactctgtgtgtgtgtgtgtgtgtgtgtgtgtgtgtgtgtgtgtgtgtgtgtgtgtgtgtgtgtgtgtgtgtgtgtgtgtgtgtggtatcactcattgactgtctgttcttctgcttaccgctacagtgtggaaaatggtggagagaacacaatgaaacctgggcttagaaaatgtgagtgttgactgctgtgaggaATATGACAAAGAATAAGTCCTAAttcaagtgtgtgtgtcctgtgtgtgtgtgtgtatcctgtgtgtgtgtgtgtgtgtgtatatccagtgtgtgtgtgtgtgtgtgtttgtgtgtccagtgtgtgtccagtgtgtgtgtgtgtgtccatcctgaAATGGACAATTatgaatgggaacatattggcaccgTACGAAACATATACACGATGTCCAATACCACTCAAATGGACGGCATTTATTTCAAAGCTTATGGCAAATCTCATATggaaaatgccaagtgtcacacagcAAAAATCCATAAGATGGCAAGCGCGCTCCACAGTAAAttgtcatattgcaaatgcacatcaagtcaagacccaagggtcaaattttgaaaatgtgaaaaaaaaccaCAAAAAATGTATCACCCTCTAAAAAAGTGCTCTCTAGACCGTTTTTCAAAATTCTTtcgatttttttgtcaattatatatgtataagaactgtatgaacataccTTTGTCATATTATATTCTCATATTTTATTTACTtgtccataaggcatatgttttgccaatttgcaatatgatttcataggaagtcaaacgtcgaagtcaaaagtcagtgaaccattcccaaatgccataagaaatgtccaaatgcaatatgaaagtattgaaagtgccaaatcaggatgttatgtccatttgccatgtgCGATCATAGGAAGttggtttccaaacccaaaagtcagtgaaccatgtccaaatggcatttatactgcccgaATGAcatatagccctatgttaagccatgaatcaacctagatggtctatgtgtcatgtatgatgagggagaagtgggactctgttgtttttaacattttgaaaaacgtccaaaatgaccaggggcgccccctattggatgggcatgggtgggggtgctccctacccaaccgtagaCCCCTTGCTccccctaaaggcattaaaaaacgttttttaaaatgtgctcctggtaacccattccaatcaccaggtgcacggctgtccatttgcaatatgttttaatttgacatgctcaaaaatactgcagaaatgcaaaattgactggcccgatgaactcgggatggccgggcagtgctagtgggtcctctccatcgctcgttgtgttgatttcatcatgtccatttggtgatgttttttcactgttgaatcttattgcaaatggacacaagtcagccagcaagtcaccgtccatcagtcaattagatatcattctgacaccaaactgatacataCTGACACCACACCAACTTTTTCCAATTAGTTTAgcagccaactatcacatatttcagagcagtTCCATAATTCACAGCAtcttctgtttaacctctctgggctaggtgggacgaattcgtcccacctacgtaacagccagttgaatcctgtggcgcgattttcaaaacctttgaaatgctattacttcaatttctcaaacatatgactattttacagctatttaaagacaagactctcgttaatctaaccacactgtccgatttcaaaaaggctttacaacgaaagcaaaacattagattatgtcagcagactacccagccagaaataatcagacacccatttttcaagctagcatataatgtcacaaaaacccagaagacagctaaatgcagcactaacctttgatgatcttcatcagatgacacacctaggacattatgttatacaatacatgcatgttttgttcaatcaagttcatattcatatcaaaaaacagctttttacattagcatgtgacgttcagatctagcatacccccgcaaacttccggggaatttactaacaatttactaaattactcacgataaacgttcacaaaaagcataacaattattttaagaattatagatacagaactcctctatgcactcgatatgtccgattttaaaatagcttttcggatgaagcacattttgcaatattctaagtacatagcccagccatcacgggctagctatttagacacccggcaagtttagccttcaccaaaatcacatttactataagaaaaatggtcttacctttcctgttcttcgtcagaatgcactcccaggacttctacttcaataacaaatgttggtttggtcccaaataatccatcgttatatccgaatagcgtcgttttgttcgtccgttccagaaactatccgaaatggtaaataacggtcgtgcgcatagcgcatttcgtgacaaaaaaattataaatattcctttaccgtactttcgaagcatgtcaaccgctgtttaaaatcaattttttatgcaatttatctcgtagaaaagcgataatattccgaccgggaatctgcgtgtcTGTAAaatgagggaaaaacagaaagatggGGGCGGACTGTGCATGCGCCTAAAGCCCTTTGTcccctgatagaccacttagcaaaagtgctcctgtgtttcagccagggctttgaattacgtcattcaggtttttcccgggctctgagaccccaTTGGAgctgtgggaagtgtcacgtaacagctaagatcctgacttttcaataaacagaaaCAAGAAgaacgactccttgtcagacaggccacttcctgcatgaaaccttctcagattttttgcctgccaaatgagttatgttatactcacagacaccattcaaacagttttagaaactttagggtgttttctatccatatgtaataagtatatgcatattctagttactgggtaggagtggtaaccagattaaatcgggtacgttttttatccggcggtgaaaatactgccccctagcactaACAAGTTAAaccataataaaaacataaaacacatagttacgttctagctgtgggtccagttcggacattatgtgtaggcctagctgaggCGACACCGAATCCtaagtttcggctcgataggtcatttgaagcccgagcagcgaccttaattggtgctgaaaatccacattttccgggagttgctacggggtccttgaatgaAACGTTAGGGTccatctctatgggccgaggcggtttcaatgcacctagtcttgcgactctgggactttTTTAAATGTCGTCATTTTTGTGatgttattgcaaatgtacgagtctgtttctcggtctgagaacctccTAGAGCCACGtaactcaccgtgcactatcgacttgagctctagaacaggtttctaaagtttcagagctctaggtctgacggttctttgatagttCAAATGAAGTTAACTATTGCAGGCAGTGTatgtctctaagccccacactgtgttACTATGGCctagatgtgtatgtgtgttagtttgttttgcaaatctgatgggataaatgactgatttagaggttcatgagggttgcctaatcacacatatgaagttttggaaagatgtgacttttttaacccttcgaaacagcccctatgcccccaatttaaggcacttccggttggcacaggaagctaaaagtaaacacatatcctcattggggtaggcttttacagaatcctgagttGAATACAGTGATTTTCACAAACTGCAGGTTTGGTGCatcaaaacacctttagggtgaatttaaccacttccggttgctccaggaagcttagaatcaacacaggtagacctcatagtataacatatgatcattcaacaagtctcaagttaccttaacttctccttttgatacctagaaacatctacattaaatgaattagtgaaaagttagttaacattctaatgtgaatgatgatgatttctaatattgtgtctggtttcatccatcagatgtctgtgatctcacactcgACCCAAACACAGTAGAcagacgcctctctctgtctgaggagaacagaaaggtgacatggaggagagaggagcagccgtatcctgatcacccagagagatttgtgggatgtagacaggtgctgtgtagagagggtctgactgggcgctgttactgggaggcagagtggagtgggagggaggctgttataggagtgacttataaaggaatcagcaggagaggagaggttaatgactgttgtcttggatgtaatgacaagtcctggagtctgacctgctctgacaacagttacTATGCCTGTCACGATAATaattccactaccatagacgtccgctcctccagctcccacagagtaggagtgtatctggactggccagccggcactctgtccttctatagagcctcctctgacacactgacccacctgatcacattcacctccacattcactgagcccctctatccagggttctGGGTTTATAAtgactcctcagtgtccctgtaaataataacctgacacacacacacacacacacacacacacacacacacacacacacacacacacacacacacacacacacacacacacacacacacacatatacacacactggacacacacacacacacacacacactgacacacactgacacacacacacacactcacactggacacccacatacacatacactggacacacacacacacacagtggacacgcgcacgcacacacacacacacacacacacacacacacacacacagatacacccattgaataaacatacacacactggacacattcacatacacacacacacacacacacacactggacacacacacacacacacacacacacacacacacacacactggatacacatacacacaatggaCACATACAATGGattcacacactggacacacactggacaaacacgctggacacaaatacacactggacacacacacacaccagacacacacacactagatacacacactggacacacacacacacacacacactggacacacacacactggacacacaaacacacacacacacacactggatacacacacacacacacacacaggatacacacacacacacacacacacacacacacacacacacacacacacacacacacacacacacacacacactggaaacaaacacacactgaacacacacacacacacacatacacacactggacacatacacaatggacacacacacacatgctggacacacatatgcaaacacacacacagacacacaaacacacacacacactggacacacacacacagacacaagacAGACACAAGTGTTCTTCTCTTCTCAGGAAGGCCAagtctgaatattttatgtctgttaccactgataacctgaatgaccctagaaagttttggaaggctattaagtctatgtctggtaacagtaatgttaatgaattaccatcatgtgtattgaaggactctgttgctatatatgacaaaactgaaatgctgaattgtttcaatgagcactttgtatcatctggtaggctgtttgattcagtgtcctctgtctctgtacaaccttgtgttgatgaaccagtgagagctggtcaaacttttagctttttgccattctcagtgcaggtggtacataaggccctgaaatccttagatcagagaaagcctgcaggtcctgatcttttggatccctgctttttaaatctggcagctgatttcatagctgaaccacttacatatctgtttaatctaaccctggaatgtaatgaaattccaaagatctggaaatcagcatttgtcctgccacttttaaaagggggagatccaactcttttaaataattataggccaatctcaaagctgtcacccctggtgaaaatacttgaaacccttgtgagtgaccagctaaaagagtttttatatactaactctattttatcaatgtaccaattgggtttcaggaagaagcatagcacaattacagcagccatgatggttttaaatgatatcactgaagctcttgacaaaaaacagcattgtgtctcactttttattgatctctctaaggcttttgatacagttgatcatgctatactaaggcagagattgttgagtgtaggtctttcagagcatgcagttgcatggtttgttaactatctgtctgatagaactcagtgcactcaatttgatgggcttaggtctgttaaattgtctgtcttgaatggtgtgccccaaggctctgtacttggtcctctcttattcactatttatataaataatttagacaaaaatgtccaaaatgcacaacttcattttttatgctgatgatcctgttatttactgttgtgcttcatctcttacaaaagctttccagaacttgcaaactgcttttaatactgttcaacataccttgtctcGATTGAAGCTTATCCtgaatactgacaaaactaaactaatggtgttttctaaagcaagaaatagacctcttaacctttcacctattactacctgtcagggcaatgagattgaggttgtaacctcatataaatatcttggaattttgattgatgatggcctctcttttaaaatgcatattcaacaacttacaaaaaaattgaagctgaaattaggattttattttaggaataaggcttgtttttcttttgaagccagaaggaggctagtatcagctacatttatgcctttactagactatggggatattttatatatgaatgcttccgctcagtgtttgagatcaattgacaccctttaccatggcactttgagatttattttaaactgcaaaacccttacgcaccactgcactttgtataccagggttggctggccttctctagtcactcgtaggctcagtcactggtatacttttatttacaaagacattttgggtttactacctttttatttgggcatttttattgttcagaaatgtggtgggtactctcttcgttcgcgggactttatcctgctaactgttccaaatgtccgaactgaatttggtaaaagggcttttatgtactctgcaccatcgtcttggaacgtcttacaaaatacttttaaactggaagaactggTCCTGATTGGtgttttttaaatcactgatgaatgatctggagactgattccctgacatgtcaatgtttttaatttgctgtttttgattttgttatactcttgtgaattctatggttttttactagattacttgtagttttcatgtttgtctgtaattttttgtaatgacttggcgctgcctatcttggccaggacgctcttgaattttaaatctcaatgagcccttcctggttaaataaaggttaaataaataaataaataaaactgcatctggcatcaatgtcctccatgaagatgagattgatgttctggcctctcatctcctccttcatctctcagcaggttcactgcatctggcatcaatgtcctccat
Above is a window of Salmo salar chromosome ssa03, Ssal_v3.1, whole genome shotgun sequence DNA encoding:
- the LOC123741807 gene encoding stonustoxin subunit beta-like; protein product: MKPGLRKYVCDLTLDPNTVDRRLSLSEENRKVTWRREEQPYPDHPERFVGCRQVLCREGLTGRCYWEAEWSGREAVIGVTYKGISRRGEVNDCCLGCNDKSWSLTCSDNSYYACHDNNSTTIDVRSSSSHRVGVYLDWPAGTLSFYRASSDTLTHLITFTSTFTEPLYPGFWVYNDSSVSL